The following are encoded together in the Desulfonatronum sp. SC1 genome:
- a CDS encoding nitrate/nitrite transporter: protein MPLVSPGTDAAGYPAFRSVVPGLLSLMGIFFANFMTRVVLAPFLLHIRDDFDLTKAQAGELFFIVSLGYSVALLCSGFFSSRLEHRQVIMVSAVGIALALVLAAFSPNLLWLRSSLLLVGLFGGLYFPSGFAVLTSMVPHTNWGKALAIHELAPNLSFVLAPLLAEMMTGLGLGWRAALAGNALLALGALVLFLRYCSAGREKSIPPRPKAYLTTLGQGRFWILAVFFAMAIGATQGVYSQTPLYLVSVRDLPADWVNYLLAASRVSGLFLVFWAGMIVDRLGPIRALRIFVALTGIATITFGLLPGSWVMLAVLVQPTMGGCFFPAGFAVLSLVYPAAVRPLAISLVVPMAVLAGGGLIPAGLGIFGDHDLFALGFILLGAAILLSTVLTTALKPSPSPSPVPSQDQPTP, encoded by the coding sequence ATGCCTCTTGTCTCTCCCGGCACGGATGCCGCGGGCTATCCGGCCTTTCGATCCGTGGTTCCCGGCCTGCTCAGCCTGATGGGCATTTTTTTCGCCAACTTCATGACCCGGGTCGTCCTCGCGCCGTTTTTGCTGCATATCCGCGACGATTTCGACCTGACCAAGGCCCAGGCCGGGGAGCTGTTCTTCATCGTCTCCCTGGGCTACAGCGTGGCCCTGCTCTGCTCCGGCTTCTTCTCCTCCCGCCTGGAGCACCGTCAGGTGATCATGGTTTCCGCGGTGGGCATCGCCCTGGCCCTGGTCCTGGCCGCGTTCAGCCCGAACCTGCTCTGGCTGCGGTCGAGCCTGCTCTTGGTCGGCCTGTTCGGCGGGCTGTACTTCCCGTCCGGCTTCGCCGTGCTCACGTCCATGGTTCCGCACACCAACTGGGGCAAGGCCCTGGCCATCCACGAACTGGCCCCGAACCTCAGCTTCGTCCTGGCCCCTCTGCTGGCCGAAATGATGACCGGCCTGGGTCTGGGCTGGAGGGCGGCCCTGGCCGGAAACGCCCTGTTGGCCCTGGGCGCCTTGGTCCTGTTCCTCAGGTACTGCTCCGCGGGTCGGGAGAAAAGCATTCCTCCCCGGCCCAAAGCCTACCTGACCACTTTGGGTCAGGGCCGCTTCTGGATTCTGGCCGTCTTTTTCGCCATGGCCATCGGAGCCACCCAGGGCGTCTACTCCCAAACCCCGCTGTACCTGGTCAGCGTGCGCGACCTGCCGGCGGACTGGGTCAACTACCTCCTGGCCGCGTCCCGGGTTTCCGGCCTGTTTCTGGTCTTCTGGGCCGGGATGATCGTGGATCGCCTCGGTCCCATCCGGGCCTTGCGTATTTTCGTCGCCCTCACCGGCATCGCGACCATCACCTTCGGCCTGCTGCCCGGAAGCTGGGTCATGCTGGCGGTGCTGGTCCAGCCGACCATGGGCGGGTGCTTCTTTCCCGCCGGGTTCGCCGTGCTCTCCCTGGTCTACCCCGCAGCCGTCCGCCCCCTGGCCATCTCCCTGGTCGTGCCCATGGCCGTGCTGGCCGGAGGCGGACTGATCCCGGCCGGACTCGGCATCTTCGGCGACCACGATCTCTTCGCCCTGGGCTTCATCCTTCTGGGCGCGGCGATCCTGCTCAGCACGGTCCTGACCACGGCCCTCAAGCCGTCGCCGTCGCCTTCACCGGTGCCGTCGCAAGATCAACCCACGCCCTGA